One Glycine max cultivar Williams 82 chromosome 3, Glycine_max_v4.0, whole genome shotgun sequence DNA window includes the following coding sequences:
- the LOC100792852 gene encoding probable pectinesterase/pectinesterase inhibitor 36 produces MVTYVVTTTLFLFLAMAITTLCLQEIEVLQMAQNHVSQAKNLIGNSLRLHGLGSLSLSDQTSATIALSDCAKLYEESESRLSHMMAQESYYAKEDALTWMSAVMTNHRTCLDGLKEKGYIEAQVLDRNLTMLLKQALVVYSKNNKGKGKGPPEGTISKSDYAGILESWSESSYKPDFTVAQDGSGTHGTIQAAVNALAAMGHNRPARAVIHVKSGVYHEKVEIGQKLHNVMLVGDGIDKTIVTGNRNVVQGSTTLNSATFDVSGDGFWARDMTFENSAGPEKHQAVALKVSSDLSVFYRCSFRAYQDTLYVHSNRQFYRDCYVYGTIDFIFGDATVVLQNCDIFVRKPMSHQSNFITAQGRDDPNKNTGISIQSCRVRPDSEFLTLKESFKTFLGRPWRKYSRTVFLKTDLDGLVHPRGWGEWSGEFALSTLYYGEYLNTGYGASTQNRVNWPGFHVLRSASEATPFTVNQFLQGERWIPATGVPFSSGI; encoded by the exons ATGGTCACTTATGTCGTCACCACCACCTTGTTCCTCTTCCTTGCCATGGCCATCACCACCCTTTGCCTCCAAGAAATTGAGGTGCTCCAAATGGCCCAAAACCATGTTTCTCAAGCCAAGAATTTGATTGGAAACTCTTTGAGATTGCATGGCTTGGGAAGCCTAAGTCTTTCTGATCAAACAAGTGCTACAATAGCCCTTAGTGATTGTGCCAAACTCTATGAGGAGAGTGAGTCTCGGCTCTCTCACATGATGGCTCAAGAGAGTTACTACGCCAAAGAAGATGCACTCACATGGATGAGTGCTGTGATGACAAATCATAGGACTTGTTTGGATGGATTGAAAGAAAAAGGGTATATTGAAGCTCAGGTTTTGGATAGGAACTTGACCATGTTGCTTAAGCAAGCTCTTGTTGTGTATTCAAAGAATAATAAAGGCAAAGGGAAAG GACCACCTGAGGGAACAATATCCAAATCAGATTATGCTGGTATTTTAGAATCATGGAGTGAATCAAGCTATAAGCCAGATTTCACAGTGGCACAGGATGGTTCAGGGACACACGGAACAATCCAAGCAGCAGTAAATGCACTTGCTGCAATGGGGCACAACCGTCCTGCAAGAGCAGTAATACATGTAAAATCAGGGGTCTATCATGAGAAGGTGGAAATTGGACAGAAACTGCATAATGTGATGCTTGTAGGAGATGgcatagacaaaactattgtCACTGGCAACAGAAATGTTGTTCAAGGTTCTACCACTCTGAACTCAGCCACATTTG ATGTATCAGGGGATGGATTCTGGGCCAGAGACATGACATTTGAGAACAGTGCTGGCCCAGAGAAGCACCAAGCAGTGGCACTCAAGGTAAGTTCAGACTTATCAGTGTTCTACAGGTGCAGCTTCAGAGCCTACCAAGACACTCTCTACGTGCACTCAAATCGTCAATTCTACCGCGACTGCTATGTATACGGCACCATTGATTTCATCTTTGGGGATGCAACAGTGGTGCTGCAGAACTGTGACATCTTTGTGAGGAAGCCAATGAGCCACCAATCCAACTTCATCACAGCACAAGGAAGAGATGACCCCAACAAGAACACAGGAATTTCAATCCAAAGCTGCAGGGTTAGGCCAGATTCTGAGTTTCTCACACTCAAGGAATCTTTCAAGACATTTCTTGGTAGGCCTTGGAGGAAGTACTCAAGGACTGTGTTTCTGAAAACTGATTTGGATGGTTTGGTTCACCCTAGAGGGTGGGGTGAATGGAGTGGAGAATTTGCACTCTCAACTTTGTACTATGGAGAGTACTTGAACACAGGTTATGGTGCCTCTACACAGAATAGGGTGAATTGGCCTGGTTTTCATGTGCTGAGGAGTGCTAGTGAGGCCACACCCTTCACTGTGAACCAGTTTCTGCAAGGGGAAAGGTGGATTCCTGCTACAGGGGTGCCATTCTCTTCTGGAATTTAA